Proteins encoded by one window of Vitis vinifera cultivar Pinot Noir 40024 chromosome 10, ASM3070453v1:
- the LOC100854225 gene encoding F-box protein At1g61340, translating to MALGRRHGSQMKGGDEELGLGFAPVTRSLSRKRILVSSNTESSSPSSVLRTPLKRRCGEMVEEKAEKSMLEAMPQDILIRILCGVDHDDLKQLFHVSNTIRDATLIAKKSHFAYSTPSKVQTFRSPLDPEESSGFDDLQTPDAPKQSRHFRSRLRGRKLSGIAIALFSSDEE from the exons ATGGCATTAGGAAGGAGACATGGATCACAGATGAAGGGTGGTGATGAAgaattagggttagggtttgctCCAGTCACGCGGTCATTGAGTAGAAAGAGAATTCTGGTTTCGAGTAACACAGAATCTTCATCTCCGAGTTCTGTTCTCAGGACTCCATTGAAGAGGAGATGCGGCGAAATGGTGGAGGAGAAAGCAGAAAAGTCGATGCTCGAAGCTATGCCTCAGGATATTTTG ATTAGGATATTGTGTGGTGTGGATCATGATGATTTAAAGCAGCTTTTCCATGTATCAAACACAATCAGAGACGCA ACTTTGATAGCAAAGAAGTCGCATTTCGCATATAGTACTCCTTCAAAGGTACAAACTTTTCGAAGCCCCCTCGATCCAGAAGAATCCAGTGGTTTCGATGACCTTCAAACCCCAGATGCACCTAAGCAGTCGAGGCATTTTAGGTCTCGACTGAGGGGAAGAAAGTTATCCGGCATCGCGATAGCGCTGTTCTCATCAGATGAAGAGTGA
- the LOC104878085 gene encoding protein ARV 2, which translates to MVAWSKLKVMKDKYKNLLLAILISSYFKIFLMAMMVWKLPSSVIFIIDVFVLSSNTLALKVITGSGMSRCPEACFVAHAVKLFVSQS; encoded by the exons ATGGTGGCTTGGTCCAAGTTGAAGGTGATGAAGGACAA GTACAAAAACCTTTTGCTAGCAATCCTCATTTCTAGTTACTTCAAGATTTTTCTTATGGCCATGATG GTTTGGAAATTGCCATCCTCTGTGATTTTCATCATTGATGTATTTGTTCTATCATCCAACACTCTGGCTTTGAAAG TGATCACTGGCTCAGGTATGAGCAGATGCCCAGAGGCCTGCTTCGTTGCACATGCTGTTAAGTTGTTTGTCAGTCAGAGTTGA
- the LOC104878088 gene encoding putative FBD-associated F-box protein At1g61330 has translation MAGPSSQPQKLSLSPAPKRFKRNHPQKDLPYDVVEKIFSFLPIKKVVQLGTVSMRFRNSWFINRKLHFDEDFAKGRGREEIMWILNSVFRHHLGSKIDSFRLYFNHDGMESKAESWIRKSVKKGVEELDLDFRQGKEPFQIVSDLIDVESIRVLKLSFCELHLPLKPKGLCSLNTLVLRKMPASEGLIQTVFANCLLLENLELLHCSKVFHLKISTGKLKRFRELKVVECTDLSSIHISAPTLRSFFYHGYFSKLSFNGSLPQLKDVILCCPPARSCLEMVRTRNLLLNLVHVACLTVSSTFLEGLSQKYEKGDLRAMQFSLGNMKELHLIMDATSFCNPHDISSFIRNCPCIEKVFIDLNNFSFGCGYYWEFHAKKKFQEDSQPLKFEFLKYVKLKGFKFERPELELVRLFLEKAIILENLALITPKNRHMQFGHVDAQVYKHCFLTWRASPKAKIVLYEKDSSSIVPNHLKTWC, from the exons ATGGCAGGTCCGAGTAGTCAGCCCCAAAAGCTGTCCCTTTCACCAGCTCCGAAACGATTCAAGAGAAACCACCCTCAGAAGGATCTTCCTTATGATGTTGTTGAGAAAATCTTCTCTTTTCTCCCGATCAAGAAGGTGGTGCAATTGGGAACTGTGTCTATGCGCTTCAGAAATTCATGGTTTATAAACCGGAAGCTTCATTTCGACGAGGACTTCGCGAAAGGACGAGGGCGTGAGGAGATCATGTGGATCTTGAACAGCGTCTTCAGACACCATTTGGGTTCTAAGATCGACAGCTTCAGACTGTATTTCAATCACGATGGCATGGAGTCCAAAGCTGAGAGCTGGATCAGGAAATCGGTTAAAAAGGGAGTGGAAGAGCTCGATTTGGACTTCCGCCAAGGGAAAGAGCCATTTCAGATTGTTTCTGATCTTATTGATGTTGAATCCATAAGGGTTCTAAAGCTGTCCTTCTGTGAACTCCATCTGCCTCTCAAGCCTAAAGGTTTGTGTTCCTTGAACACTCTTGTCCTCAGGAAAATGCCAGCCTCTGAGGGTTTGATTCAGACAGTGTTTGCCAACTGTTTGCTGCTGGAAAATTTGGAGCTACTGCACTGTTCTAAAGTCTTCCATTTGAAGATTTCGACTGGAAAGTTGAAAAGGTTCAGGGAGTTGAAGGTGGTGGAGTGTACTGATCTTTCTAGTATTCATATTTCGGCTCCCACACTTCGCTCCTTTTTCTACCACGGCTATTTCAGCAAGCTGAGTTTCAATGGCAGTCTACCACAGCTGAAAGATGTGATTCTCTGTTGCCCACCTGCAAGAAGTTGTTTGGAGATGGTTCGGACCAGAAATCTCCTACTGAATCTTGTTCATGTCGCTTGTCTCACTGTTTCCAGTACATTTCTTGAG GGGCTATCTCAAAAGTATGAGAAGGGAGATCTCAGAGCTATGCAGTTCTCTTTAGGGAATATGAAGGAACTTCATCTGATCATGGATGCAACCAGCTTTTGCAATCCTCATGACATTTCTTCTTTTATCCGAAACTGCCCATGCATCGAGAAGGTTTTCATTGAT CTCAATAACTTTTCTTTTGGATGCGGGTACTACTGGGAGTTCCATGCCAAGAAAAAATTCCAAGAAGATAGCCAGCCACTGAAGTTCGAGTTCCTGAAATATGTTAAGTTGAAGGGTTTCAAGTTTGAAAGGCCCGAACTAGAATTGGTGAGGCTCTTCCTGGAGAAGGCAATAATTTTGGAGAATCTAGCTCTGATCACTCCCAAAAACCGTCACATGCAATTTGGTCATGTAGATGCACAAGTATATAAGCACTGTTTTCTTACATGGAGAGCATCTCCAAAAGCCAAAATAGTTTTGTATGAAAAGGACTCCAGTTCAATTGTACCAAACCATTTGAAGACTTGGTGCTAA